The DNA region aatatcAGTCGGGGATGGCCTTCTTTGTCTCATTATATTGTGTATGAAATAGATGATGAGTCCAAGGTGAAGTTTTGGCGAGACCGATGGTGTGGGGAGACACCTCTTGCTGTAAGCTATCTtgaattatttagattttttcgAGATAAGGAGGCTAGTGTGGCTAAGCTTATGAAGTTTACTAATGGAACCCTTCATTGGGATTTAAGTTTCTTTAGGGCTGTCCATAATCGGGAATTGGAGGCtatgttgagcttcatggatacCATATATGGTACTTTTGTAAAGGGGATTGGGGAGGATAAAATGAGATAGAAACCAAATAGAACTAAGGGGTTCATGGTTAACGCTTATTATTGTTTGCTAGTGAGCTCCAATGATTTATGTTTCCTTGGAAAAGCATATAGAAGCAGAAGATCCCCTGTCGAGTGGCTTTCTTTTTCTGGATTGTAGCTTGGGGGAAATGTTTGACGATtgacaatttaagaaaaaaggaAGGTTTTGATATTTGGATTAGTGCtatatgtgcaagtgtaatggtgaattagttgaccatcttttccttcattgtCCGGTTGCCATGAATTTGCGGTCTATGGTTTTGGGCTTATTTGGAGTAAGCTGGATTATGCCAAAGTTAGTTGTGGGACTCCTAGCTTGTTGGCAAGGACGGTTTGGCCGTCATTAGAATTGTCATATATGGATAATTGTTCCTCATTGTCTAATGTGATGTCTTTGGAGGGAAATAAATAGCAGgtgttttgaagataatgaCAGATTCATATTAGACctcaagttatttttctttagaaccttAGTAGATTGGCTGTCAGCTTTGTGAAACCAAtcattctcttcctttcttgaatttttttatttatgtaatttttgtacttgatTTGTTTGACCCCCTGTACGCTTCTTGTGTACTAGGGCGTTgcttttttatatcaataaattttattacttatcaaaaaaaaaaaaaaaaaaaaagagtgtggGACAACCCCTTTCGACAAATACATTTTCTTCCACCCAGCTTAATCTCCTTTGCATACGCTCTAGCATAGGATCCCAATAGAATTAGCTTTAAAAGAAGCTCCTAAAGGAAATCCTAATTCCAAATATTTCATCGGAAGAGATGAAATTTGACACCCCATATTGCTTGCCAATTCCTCAATTTTTGGAACCTCTCCTATAGGCACGATTTCAGATTTGCCCAAGTCAATTCACAAGCTTGAAACTGCCTCAAAGCACAAGGATACAACAAAGATATCGAATGTCTGTAGAATTTACCTCACAAAAAAGGTGTATCATCTGCAATGAGGAGATGAGATATAAACATTGAGTCCCCTCGAAAACTGTCAATAGAAAATCCACTTAGATAACCTCCTAACACTGCTCTAGTGATCATCCTACTTAAAACCTGGTATTGATAAGTAATTGATCTTTGAAATGTATCTTCCCAGTCGATCTGGAAGTGCAAAGTTCGATTGCTTCAAGTTATTAGATCAAGCACCATTAAACTTTTGATAAATCCAAATATCTTGTTTTTGATtgttaatttgactaattataaTAGTCTGTAATGAAACTACTAGACAAAAAGATGATTAGTGACATGAACAGTACAGAACTTATGTGGATATGTTTTTTGTGAGGCGTTTCTGTCAGACTATTGTTCTATGCGTAATATTAGAACCAGGTATCCAGTGTGCTCTGGGATTTATCAAAATGGATATGTTACCACTTAGTTAGCATTTGGTGGTGTCATGTTTTGaactattttaacaattttcctGCTGCCTTGTATCTGTTTACACCACTGGTATATATTTCTAGGGTAGTTGCATCTCATGCTTGTAATAGTTTTCACAAATAATTGTGTACTTATATATAAGGGCAGAACTACAGAGAGTAGTTAACAAACTGTAAATTTGCTTATGTTTACATTGGCTTAGTTGTTAGAGTTGGAAGACCTAGGaaaatttttacattttctttcatttctacTTTCTTTTAAAAGAGGTGATGTTTTCCTTTGAAACAATGGAAAGGTAATCAGACTATCAAAGTGCTCTCAAGCTGTGTACTTTTACTGACACTGCCACAGCTAAACTGGGATTTGTCAAATGTAGAACACCTTTATATCACGTGTTTTACCATGCTTTCAAGTAGTGTCAGGTTTGAAAGTGAATCTAGGTAAGAGTGAGATTGTCCTGGTAGGGGAACTTAAAGGTTAGAAAACATGGCAGATGTTCTGTGCTGTAACAAATGAATTACCTTGTAAGACCAATTTGTAATCCCATCATTGAGAAGGCTAGGAGATTGGAAGAAGTTTTATTTGTCCAAGAGAGTAGTTTGACTCTTCTAGAAAGCACGATTCTAACTTATGAGGCCAATTGTTTGGGGGAAAGGAAATTGCGCACTTTTAATCAAGCATTATTGGGTAGGCTTTGGCAATTTGGAGAAGACATGCATGGTCCACAAATTGGGTTAGGAGTACCCATGTTTGTAGTTTATGGAGGAGAATTAGGGCAGGTTGGGAAAGATTTATGGATCATGTGCTATCCAAGGTAGGGGATGGCTACTAGGTGAGGTTTGGTGTGTTAAGTAAAGTGGGAATCAATCTTTGAAGGATTGCGCCCAATTAGGCCTTGATTGGCTCTTAcctaatttattaaaatgaagGGCCTACGTGTCAGGTTATCAATGGTTTCCATGATCGAGAGTTGGGAGTCAATTGATTGTTATCTGACATGTTGTACTCTAGTATTCCATTGAGAGAGGGCCTTGATCATTTGAGTTGAAGGTTGAATAGCAATGTTAGGTTTGATGTGCGTTTCTACTTGTTTAGCCTTGACCGAGGCTAGCACTACACTTTTCCCTTGAAAGAGAATTTGGTTTGCTAAGGCTCCAATACTTTTAAGGCAGGGTCCTTATAACACCAAAAGTATCACCAAAGTATACCAGGTGCAAAGTGTGATAAGTATGATTGTTTAGAGTGCAATGTGTGCATTTGGATAGTTTAGGGTGTATAAGTGTATTTTGGTACATAGTTTAAgggggtaaaatgtaatttttcctttaattaattaattgtcatATTTCCATTTCCATGTCATCATGTCCATGTCCATGCTTGTTAGGGTTACCACATGCCGTTGTGGACATTTTGGAGAGAGAGGAATCATTGCACTTTTGAAGATGAAGCATCTCTGCTGAAATCGAAGTCATTATTTACTAGATAATTTTTTGACTAGTCTTGGGATCTTGGGATTTGGGTTTTACCGATACTTATTTTACTGTAGTTTCATTGACTCTCTTGTTTGACAATGTCCTGGTAGTGATTTAAAtgacaaacttttttttattacaatcaTAATATAAAATGATACTGTTGCATTGCTATGAAGGTTTGAATTATTTACTTTcatcgttaaaaaaaaaaaagcttctatTTCCCAATTCTTGGTTCTAATGTTATCCCCTTAGTTCTGAAATTATACTTGTATCGTTTGATGCCATAGGTACCGTGCAATAACTAGTGCATACTACCGAGGAGCTGTGGGTGCATTGCTTGTTTATGACGTCACCCGCCACTTCACGTTTGAGAACGTTGAGAGATGGTTGAAGGAGCTACGGGATCACACAGACTCCAATATCGTGATAATGCTTGTGGGTAACAAGGCAGACCTGCGTCACTTGCGTGCCGTATCCACTGAGGATGCTACAGCCTTTGCTGAACGAGAGAACACCTTCTTTATGGAGACATCTGCCCTTGAGTCTATGAATGTTGAGAATGCATTCACTGAAGTGCTAACCCAAATATATCGAGTGGTCAGCCGGAAAGCACTTGATATTGGAGATGATCCTGCAGCCTTGCCTAAAGGACAAACCATAAATGTTGGAGCCAAAGACGATGTTTCAGCTGTTAAGAAAGTTGGTTGCTGCTCTGCATAAAAATCATAAACAGTTATTATATCAAGGAGGCTAAATCTTTTGTCTCTTCGAATTTCACTGCCCCTGAAATATGAGGATTTCCACCTGCAGCAACTACTGGACATTCTCACTACCATCTAATTGTTATGGTGGTGCTTAAGTTTGAGGTTGGCTCAACATTTGCAGTCCAAAGAAATGCCACATATTACATTTCTTGTGGTATATTGTTTCAATTCTATTTCTTAGCTGCTGTAGTTTTTTGTTATACTTAGTTGCTTTAGATTATAGAAAGAGTTTTTTGGATTCAATTTAATCTTGTATCTGGTGAAAGATTAGTTGTTCAATTCAATGTTTGGATGAtgtgaaatagttttttttttttttttccgcacGTGTACCAAACCCCCTCCCCaccccccaaaacccaaaaaaaagaaaagcaaaaaagcaaaaaaggatAAATGAAACTAGTGAATTCCACTAGATATTTTCAACCATGGATAATGAAGATGATGTGCTGCTTTTGTCGAGTGCATGTGTTTAAGATAATGAACAAAACTAAAAGAGAGAATATATGGTCCACGTTATAGAAAAAGACAGCCGACGGAGTGGTTCCACAAACACTTATTAATGAGTCAGCTGCGATCTATGGTCCACATTTAAGGGCAACAAACTGAAGTGTCTTTTTCTAAATCCTCAACTTGGCTTTTTTGTACTACATGGGTCCTCAAAAAGTTCATAGATAACTTTCGTGTCAAGTGCTCCTTTGTATATTTTGTCCATACGTGATTAGCCTAGTCGGCAAACGCAATCAGTGAGACCTTCCTACCAAAAGTGCATATTCATGTGGTTAtcaaatttattactttttttatatttctattcTAATCTAAATAAAAGTAGAAATTAAGTGTTTAAATGAAATCATAACAATATGTACGATCGAGATGCATACTTTCTTTCCTCGGaattgtaattcaattggtGAAAGCACCACACCAGCACACCTTGGAAACTATGagttgaaaattcaaaatcatcaTATACCAATAATAATCTTTAGGAATTTAGCCATAAAAATTCAATCGATATTCAAACTTTCAGAGATAtctcaaaacatgaaaaactCTTATTATATTGAAAATTAATATCCGGAAGGAAagaatatgagaaaaaaaattattaatattaacaTTAACAACCAGTCAAACTCAAAACTATATAAAGCATATATCAATGAATTGCATAATAGTTAAAACATCATTGCTTATCACACAAAATTAACAAACCATATAGAGATAAAATGGTGTTCTGCAGCCATCTATCGTGGTCATCGTCATCTTCATAACATTCTACCTATAATAATGATATATACTAACCTTTGTTACTCGCTAATCCCTTATCATATATGGTTGAATATTCTATTTCGCCGAAAGATCACTTCCACTCAAAAACTTTTCCTTGCACAGCTAGCTTACAAGAGATTCCTAAGCaatgtaataatttatatattattttcataaaactGGGTAtacaaaagttgaaaaaaataattatataataaatccGAATACTTTTCCCTGCAGTGCTTACAATAGATTCCCAAGCAATGTGTGAACTTGACACTCTTTAACTGAGAAGCTTTCTCTTGGATTTCCCTGTTGAATTTCATGGACAGCATTTGAGATGTAGGGTGAGTTATGTCTTTTCCATCATCACCGACAATCGAACAATGCAAAATGTCTAGCTCCCTAAGGCTCCTCAACTTTCCATCCAAGAGCAAGCTCAAAGCTTTGTGACACAAAGTAGACTCTGAAATATCCAAAATCTTTAGCCGAGGGAACCCTTCTATGATACTTGAAACCTCCTTCTCTGTTATTTCTCCATGGACACCAAGCTCAACAATGTTTTTGCAAGAATCAGCAAGTTGTTGTAATAGTAATCCTTCATGGGAATTAAGTCTTGCTTTGAAAACCTTAAGGTTTTCCCAATATAGCAAAGATGTGTGAACAAGGCACGCATGTAAAGCAACATCACAAGGCATAATAACACTTGAAATCATTGGAGTTCTTTCGGCTATGTAAACCATAGCAAAGTAACTAAGCATGTATTTCCTTGGGAGATGAATAGAGACCCAACCATGGTACCGATTGATAGCAAGTCGAAGAAGATGAGTGAATCTCAGCCGTTGGATTTCATCGTCGAGCTCATCGATAAAAACGAGGTCTAAGATGGAGTTGTGGAAGAGGGTGTCTAGAGTTGCAGTGAGCCATGCACGAGACACGTAAGGAGTGACAAACAGTTGGTCATGGAGGGGAAGAAACGAAAGTATATGTGATAATAAGAAAGGGTCAAAGTCACTCCATGGTGGGATGATTAATTTGctactatttttctttctcattggGAATGAAAAGAAATATAGGGTAGGGGAGTTTTTTTTCGTTTGGAAAAAATACTAAGGGTTCAAGGGTTTTTATAGGTGGGGTTAAGGTGTAATTAATGTTTCTTGTTGCatctatacatatatatatatatacggaATTCACGGCGGTAGCTAGAGACCCATTGAGGTTTGATATGAAGCTGACTTAATATTACAATGGGTTCGATGCACAATATTATTAGGGACACATATGTATCTAAGTATTTGCTGTAAAACTTATCCAACATATAAAATACGTATCggatatatataataaacactGATTACATCATTACACTCTAGGATCAACATATTTTCCTtgattgtttttccttttcgaAAACATAAATTGTCTTGTATACAAGGAAATTTAATGGGGTTTCACCGTTTGAGTCTTTGAGCTTAGATAAGAATTAAGAAATTAGTATGTTTGACACGTCAACACTAAGAGCCTATAAGAGGATTCTGTAATCCACTACAACTAGAAttattttttcctctaaaaaaaattagaaatagtaCGTCTAACACGTTAAAAAAACGAGAGATAGTCTTAATCAattgttctttctttattcgagtaataagaacaaaatttcGGGATTTCGAATTAGAATTTAGGATTACAGCTAACCAGCTTCTTTACGTCTTCATGGGAAATATTTTGTGGGATTGAAAACCACTAAAATTAgtatccatttttatttttagaaatttacaaattgatgtaacactaaaactgattagtgtaaatgatttttttcattttatatatataatcaaacttgtaaaatattttttttaaccgtaaaatcatttataaaatattgtaaaatgttttacttttgaaaatttggtcaaatatTCTCCAAAAATGCAGTGGCTTTCCTTCCCCCATTTGGTCGCTAGGTCACCGGTCAGGTGGCCGGAGACATCACTTCAACGACCAGTGCCGGAGGTCAGAGACCCGCTCTAGTTAAGGGTGTAGCCAACCTGCCAAAATCGACCCAATCCgacccaatccaacccaacccaacccgttGGGCTGAATCAGTTTTTGGTGGTTGGTGGGTTATGTTGGGTTGTGAAATTTGCTCTGGCTCAACATTTTGTCCACAGGTGTTGCCGGAGCCACCACTTTGACTATGACTGCCAGTTCCAACGGTCCAGTCACTAAACCTTTAGCACCAGCAACTTCAATGTTGAGCCATCGGTTTTGGTGGTTTGCttgaaaaattttacttatcataccaaacacctaaaaatatttttttgaaaatgttttacatgtcaaaatattttacttcaaaacaaacgaagctaaatgtttttcttaataatagCAAGATGTGTCAAGTGCTAACTAGTTAAACTGCAAGAATCTTAgcaattattttattgttatgtgCTTAAAAAATGacacattaatttaattataaaacttATATGATAAATTAAGTTTGTAATACCTTTAATATCattatattacatatttaaaaatcactatattatattttaatttattttttgataatttgaaagTTGGAAGAGTggagatttgaactctaaacGTGTTGATTAGCAATAGACCAGCCCATTTATTAGCAAAATATGCAGAAGGCATAGATGATTTCCTTGTATGGATGGAAGAGAATCCTTGCTTTATTGAGCAAGCTCTTTCATATGatgttctttcttgattttttctgaataaagtttgcagttcctatcaaaaaaaaaatattgagtgacaAGAATCTTGACTATTATATTGGATTTGAATTAAGGATTTTTTTATAGTGAGATTGGTGTAACTTTTATCAATATTAAGCCACTCAATaaattttggatttgttttaTTACAAATGTaatgtttcatttaaaaatCAGCAATGCTATTGTCAATTAAAAACATCAAAGAAAACAGGGAAGTCATTaccatttataaaaaataaataaaaattttagttactttAAGAAATTGGCAATAGCATGGCTAATTTCACTAATTTTTTGAAGCAACGCTATTCTTACTACAAGAAACGAGGGCTATAGCCACGTTtctaaaacgcagctatagaccctAAAAACGCTACTATAAGATATAGCTGCATTTACAAACGCAACTTATACAGCGCGACAATAGATCCTGtgggtctatagctgcgttttttcaACCGCGACTACAGGTtgagacctatagccgcgttttcttAAGCACGGCTATAGGCTGAGACCTATAGCTGGGTTTTTACAAAATGTAGCTATAGACCATGTTTGGGCTGCATTTAAAAACGTAGTTATAGGCTCTGATCTGTAGCTTCTTTTtataaaacgcggctatagcctttgacgttttttaaaacgcagctatagaccaTCTTTgggctataggttttttttcccttttttttccttgcttaATGATAAATTCCTGCTCAAATTGAACCATGCTGCAAGCACTTAAATTTACAAAACAGATAATTTGCAAACTACAAATTGATCCATACTACAAAACAGATAATTTACATACTACAAATTCCTGCTCAAATTGAACCATACTACAAAGCAGATAATTCATTGCCAAAACCAAACAAGCACCCaacaaaaaattgccaaaagatCCTAtacatcacaaaaaatatagAACAAAGGACCCTTTTCTCTTCAACAGCCACAGTGGTAAGCCCCTCTTTGCTACATCTCAGATTCTCTAACACTTCCTCAATGGGTATGTTTTCCTACACTCACAAACACTCTCTTTTTAACTATCACCCATGAAAGTTGTTATAATTACTACAATGCAACTGAAGATTGGCTCAGAATAGCCCATGTCAATGctgaagaatgaaaaaataacttGAAATAGTACCTTCTCATCCAGGGCCATTATAAAACCTGATTCCATATCATCAACTCTCTTCCCTATGACTCCTTGTGTAGCCAACTGAACCCACAAAATATGATAGCCAACAGATACTTTAAAGAATGCATGAAAAGAGCACAAAATAATTAAAGGAAACCATCATGAAAGctaatcaaaaaatatatgagaaagaggatttttttgtttttatacaatgagtaaatatttaaaagcattaaaaaaacacaaacctaCCCAATTGAAACAACCCCCTTTTATTGTACCTAAAAATGAGTATATCTTAATGATAGACCATAGAATTGACCACAACCAAGCACCAGCAATATCAAGCACTCCCCCTTGAAGATGATATGTGATGCTTGAAGTTCAAtcaaatttctataaaattataaactgaCAATACTCATACCCTAGAACAGTGAGACCCAAAACTAGTGGTAGACCCTTTCACCATCAAGCTTatatcataaatttattttatgtaacaCAGCAAACAGACTATAGAAAAGATGTGATCATGAAAGTGGCACTAAGCActaaatagaaatttaaaaataatgagCACTCCTACTACTTGTAAGGTTTGGAAAAACATGACAGTGTATATTGTTTTACCTGAGAATTCACAATTTCATTCCCATTATTTATGTACCATGAAGAGTCCCCATCAAGCATTGTCACCCTGAATATATTAAAGGCATCGTATTAGTATCACATAATAATGCATTGCAAAAAGTCGTGTTTCGCTAAATAATATTTGTTTGCTACCTGAGAAGAACTTGAATCACGCATATGTGGGCAAATTGTTCAAATGTAGATCTACA from Castanea sativa cultivar Marrone di Chiusa Pesio chromosome 6, ASM4071231v1 includes:
- the LOC142640732 gene encoding ras-related protein RABA1f-like, producing the protein MAAYRAEDDYDYLFKVVLIGDSGVGKSNLLSRFTKNEFSLESKSTIGVEFATRSIRVDDNIVKAQIWDTAGQERYRAITSAYYRGAVGALLVYDVTRHFTFENVERWLKELRDHTDSNIVIMLVGNKADLRHLRAVSTEDATAFAERENTFFMETSALESMNVENAFTEVLTQIYRVVSRKALDIGDDPAALPKGQTINVGAKDDVSAVKKVGCCSA